TTTCATATGTTGTTCAAAAACCTCCATATTATACCAAAAAACTTTCATATTTTTCTCAAAAATTTTTTTtacacatttaaaaaaaaaaattcgcgcCGACAAAAGAAATTTCTAGTTCTGTCATTGCTCGAAGTTATTCATGTGGACGAGAAAGTAATGATTACAAGATAATTAACCTACTGGTTACTATCATTATATCCTCAGTGTCAATACATCTTGATATGACCATGATATGACTAAAAATGATTGAAAACAGTATGATAATATTATGGATAGGTTGTGATACGTACATCCGAGTACAACTAGTCTTACTTTActtgaacatttttttttttttttttttttttttttttttttttttttttttttttttttttttttttttacttgaacATTAAAAACCATTTCCGTTTATTTCACAAAAGAAAGTTATTTGCAGATTATGGGTATGTGAGTTTGTCATCGCGAAAGAATATCAGACTTTCTTATTTCATACCATATGTTGTAATATACTAGCATCCTAATGTTGTGAATCCAATCCAACTATTTATTATGTGACAAATTTATTTATGTTTGTAACCATTACACAATGAATCATACAGTTAGTTCTCTGCCTACATCTCTTCAACCTTACTTCAATACCAAACCAAAAACACACCAGTTTTCTCCCAAACAAAACTCATTCCCTCCCGCCAAAAAATGATCATCAAATACATCATGTTTACTCTATTAACCTTAACTCATACAACAACCCAACCTTTAGCCCCACAAGATGCCGATGCATCCGGCATCGATGGCGAATGGCAACTACTACACGAAAACATCGGAATATCCCCAATGCATATGCAACTCCTACGCAACAACAAAGTAGTCATGTTCGATAAAACCGATTTCGGCCCTTCAAACATTTCCCTCCCTCTCAATCGTTGTCGATATGATCCTTTTGATCCTGTCCTCCAAAAGGATTGCACTGCTCACTCGATCCTATACGATATTACATCAAACACGTTTCGACCATTGTCTATACGAACGGACACTTGGTGTTCATCGGGTGCGGTTCTACCCGATGGCACGTTGGTTCAAACCGGTGGGTACAATGATGGAGACCATACGGTTCGTCTCATGGTTCCTTGTGACGATGAAACCTGTGACTGGATCGAATTCTCTGGGTACCTAACGGAACCCAGGTGGTTTTCGACCGATCAATTACTCCCGGATGGGCGGGTTATTATAATTGGCGGGAGACGTCAACTTAGTTACGAATTTTATCCCACTAGTTCTTCGACTTTCTTTACGTCTTTCTTCAATTCGTCTTCGTTCTTGATGGATTTTCTTAGAGATTCGACCAATGGGATAAGCGAAAACAATTTGTATCCGTTCGTTCATTTGTTGCCCGATGGAAACTTGTTCATTTTTGTGAACGTTCGCTCGGTTGTACTCGATTACAAGCAAAACAAGGTGGTCAAATATCTCCCTCCGATTCCCGGGGATGATCCGCGGACCTATCCATATTCCGGGTCCTCGATTCTGCTTCCTTTAGATGAAAACGGGTTACTTGAACCCGAGGTGATGATATGTGGCGGTGCTTCACGTGACGCGTTTATAAATATCAAACGGAACCATAGTTTTGACCGGGCGGTTTCCACGTGTGGAAGAATTAAAGTTGCGGATGGTAATCCTATATGGGAGATGGAGACCATGCCCATCGCACGGGTGATGGGCGATATGGTCATTTTACCAAATGGGGATGTAATCATTATTAATGGTGCAGGGTCGGGTACTGCTGGATGGGATAACGCCCGTGATCCAGTGACCCGACCCGTTATGTATCGCCCAAAAGGGCCTCCAAATACACGATTTTCAGTTATGAAATCCACCTCAAGACCAAGACTTTACAACTCGGGTGCAATTTTGGTGACGGACGGGCGGGTTTTAGTAGCAGGAAGCAACCCGAATCCGTTTTATAACTTCACAGATGTCGAATTCCCTACAGATTTAAGCTTAGAGGCATTTTTACCGCCTTATTTAGCTAAAGAAAACGATCAACTTCGACCCGAAATTGTGAGCTTGGAAGGTGAAGTTATGGAATATAAGAAACCGTTCATGGTGACATTTACGGTTTTGAAGTACTTAAAGCTAGCTATGGTAACAGTAAGGATTATAGCACCATCATTTACGACACATTCCTTGGGAATGAATCAAAGAATGGTGGTGTTGCAGGAAGCTAGAAATGTAACGTTTGTATGGGAGTCGTTCGTTAAGGAGTATAATATTGTGGTGTTCGGGCCATCAACGGCTGAGATCGCACCACCGGGATATTATATGTTGTATGTGGTTCATGCAGGCATACCTAGTTCTGGGATGTGGGTAAAGGTTCAGTAACATTACTCCATTGTGTGCTTACACCAGTACTGTATCTATTTGTTATTTTACAAAGGGTTTTACAAAAGGATGCTTAATATAAATTGCAACACTCAACACGTAGGTAGCAATTAGCGTAATATAGGATTTGTTAAATGGGCTGAACTTTTTTTTAACGGCTATTTCGACATCGAATACTCACATTTGTCACTCACGCACACACATTAGGAGGAAGTTTTTCACGCACCATCGCCGCATTGGGTACCCGGTTTGCTTTAAATTAAACCGAGTGGCTTATGGCATACACTTTTATTTACCACAACAGAATCTTTGAGAAAACCTCTCCTGGATTCGAACATACGCTGCTACGCCAACTAGGTCTCAGATCCAACCCAAAACTTATACCACTCGGTGGTAATTGGGCCGAAATTAAAATGCCCAAATGTGTACTTTTAATGCATAAAGCCTCCGAGAATCATATTCCTTACAAAAAGGATTGCAATTTTTGCACTGTATTTATACAAGAACTAAATGTTTTGGACAAAAAGTGATTCGGGTTAACCCAGTCTTATCCCTACCACATTTTATCATTTTCTACCTGAACCCAGTTTTCACTACTAGAAACGAAACCATTCAGGACGACATTTTCTTGCCTTTATGGTGCGAAATTTTGTGCCTTTTGAGCCAATTCTTTCCCGGAAAGTAAATAAATAATGAATATTTCTTTTCGGGAAGACATGTTGTCCCAAAAAGGTCATTCACGATAAAAATATCAAATACTTCAGAAAAGTTGGCTAAAAACAACGTGTTTTGTCTTTTAGTGGACTTTTCCGGACGACTTTTTGTCATCCCGAAAAGTGTCATTCCCTAATTGAGCATTTTCTTGTAGTGTTTAATGGTTGTTCAACTCCCCTGACCTTCCCGGCCATTTCATGAACTCTAGTCAACCACATATCAATAGTAATAAGAGTCAAATATGATATAAGGAGAGTCAAATATGATCACACATATAAATTGTGTTAATAATGATTTAACTTGTTGGATAATATGATTTAGAAGGTTATAGTCTTATAGACATTAAATACAATTTCTGCTAGTTCTGAGTTCTGACCTATTTGACATCTTTCCTTTTTAGCTAATTATTCTTATGTTAATTGTTTTGACCCATATCGAATAATAACAAACATAGAAAAATATCGACCCATTTGTAAGTAAATGAGTTAAAATTAGTGTACCACTAATAATTAGCTCCTTGTGTTTGCCTAAATACATCTTCTCATCCCATCCAcgataaaataaaaatatagaatTTGCTAACAGCTTTCAAGCTCTGGTAACTGATATCCTTCTCTTGTTTGCAAGTAATAAAATTAAAGGAGACTGAACTCGAATCTAATGTAACTGGAACATCGAATGATATGGCAGCTGAAAGACCAACAAATAGTAAcccatttttatttatatttttttttaacatcaAACATTTTTTATAGTTTCTGTAAACTTATCTTTCTCATTCATAaatctatctataatctataatctataatctatctattctatctatctatctatctatctatctatctatctatctatctataacatCTTATAAATCGTGAAGGATTTGCTGACATGTCACTCCTTAATCAGCCCTTAATCTTTTTCCTGACGTGTAAATCTCTAAATTAATCCCAATTAACACTATTTAAACTATCTAATATACACGCTGGCATTTTAATAGCTATATTCCATAATTCTGATTCCACCTCTCCAACGGCGGCACTCCGACCCTACAACGCTCTCCTTCTCACTCAATaattttcatcatcatcaatcaaaccTTCATCTCGATCTTTCTTTCGTTTTCAAAGCTTTTTTGTTTATTTATTATATGGGAGCGTAAAGACTTTTTTAGTTTTTAGCTTATTTGCTTGCAAGCAATAAGCTTTGAAAATACTGTTTAGTGCTACTTTGTTAGTTAGAAGGTTAATTCAAATGCATGGTGATTGAGATCTTCTATTCAACAGTTGAATCAACCTACTCTTCAGAAACTTTGAATCTTTTTAGCTACTTTGTTACTTAGGACTGTAAAAACATTGTATTATGATACTTTCAGAACCACTTCACAGCTACAATTGGTAAGTAGATTATAAACACTGATTATAAGTCACTCTGTTGTATACATTAATAGGTATGGAACTATAAATATCTCTTATCTTTTAGAAGTGTAGCTTAACAATGTAATCTGAGGAATTAAATTTGAAATTGTTGTGATTAATCAGTTAGCATCATTTACAAGATGCCCATAATTCACCATGCTGATAAAACTTGAGGGGATCTCTCCTGACACAGAGAAGGCAAATTTAGTTGAGTAGTCAAAATGATAAACTAACGATTGTAAATGTATGTGCTTTGTTTCTATAAAACGCTATATTATTGACAGCCGCTAATGACGTTTGTTAACAATATGAATTTGTTCATGTCAAACTAATAACATTATTCGAATTTGGATAGTGTTAGTTGTACTTAAAATGTGGCAATGTTCAAATAAATATAATTGTGGTTTTGAGTTTGAACTTTTGTCATATTTTTAGATTTTGTTTTTGTGGAATGCAGGTTCAATCACAAAAGACAATTGTTGGTACAAATGTTTTTGCTCATTAAACTTTGATCCATCAGGTTGGTTTTTGGTTAtggccttaaaaaaaaaaaaaaaaaaaaaaaaaagtatatatatatatatatatatatatatatatatatatatatatatatatatatatatatatatatatgggcatgatcaatggggaagtaaccaagcggggggaagcaaaattttttttttttcgttttttttgaatttttttttccggcatcaagatcacacgaaaatatgaacatttagaagagacacttcgtgatgaatgttattatttaggcgggaaaacgatcgataaaaataacattcaagataatattgttcgtgaagaatatgaacgtttttttttcatgttttgtaaagtaaaatttagcccgatttagagtttagggtttagggtttagggtttggtgttttgggtttattccataaacccaaaacaccaaaccctaaaccctaaaccctaaactctaaaccgttcgtgttaaaaactcaatctaaatcctaaatttaagccctaaatctaaaccctaaaccctaatatctaaaccctataaaccctaatatctaaaccccaatagctaaaacctcaaaatacgctcgaaaaacacgataattgttatatattacttcttcgagcgttttcctgccaaaataaaaatatttatcacaaagtgtctctactaaatgttcatattttcatctcatctataatgttcgtgaacaaagttttttcaaaaaatgaaaaaacaaaaaaagtttttgcttccccccgcttccccccgaatggttacttccctcttgatcctaccactatatatatatatatatatatatatatatatatatatatatatatatatatatatatatatatatatatatatatatatatatatatatatatatatatatatatatatatatatatatatatatatatatatatatatataggatcaagtgggaagtaaccaatcggggggaagcggggggaagcaaattttttttttttttcgttttttgaaaaaactttgttcacgaatattatagattggatgaaaataagaacatttagaaaagacacttcgtgataaatgttattattttggcaggaaaacgctcgaagaagtaatatataacaattatcgtgtttttcgagcgtatgttgaggttttagacattagggtttagatattagggtttagatattagggtttatagggtttagatattagggtttagaaatttagggtttagggtttagatttaggatttagatcgagtttttaatacgaactgtgacgccccgtacaaaaccatcgtgtacggatcatcaacaacaggatcatcacaaggtcaaacactatatgttgtttgaaaatcgatttgcattcattaaaaagataacgttttacaaagataacatgtcgtaagacttattacaaaccattgttccaaaataacataagtttacgaatgcaaaacataagtttcataatttgagacatctctagcaatgcagcggataactagtacagtaggtccataacagcaattcaataacagcatgacagcaagtgaaacagcatgacatcaagtctaacagcggaagcaataaatctctaagcacctgagaaatacacgcttaaaaagtcaacacgaatgttggtgagctatagtttaagttgtaatagtaacgcaagataggccacgagatttcagtgctgcaacaacgtatcaaaacagtatgaaaagtatatgcataaccgtgggcacccggtaactagacttaacgtttataaccccctgaaagtacacttggcgagtgcgtatgttcacgaagtattaaacacccgttaaatgctagcacgactagcccgagtggggatgtcaaaccctatggatccatatttaagattcgcgttcaccggttcaaaaaccaatgactaaacgttaccgtgctaaggggaatgtttatgccgttgtataacccacacacatataaagtttaagtactcgtgcctaacatgtaaaacgtaaaaagcgcatgtattctcagtcccaaaaatagtaaaagtggtaaaaagggatgctataactcgcagtgataaaagcggtaaagtcggtaatgaaagtacgcaagtagtaagtcggtccgaaaggtcctcaacctaaatcaaatgttactaggtcagtaggttgtctttacaaATTCTAATAgtacataaaataagtttaagttgaaaggacccgttcatatacattataaacgattcacaatagttgattacattgcgaggtatttgacctctatatgatacattttacaaacattgcattcgtttttaaaagacaaactttctttacatcgaaaattgacaggcatgcataccatttcataatatccactatccaactataaattgatttaataataatctttgatgaactcaatgactcgaatgcaacgttcttcgaaatatgctatgaaagactccaagtaatatctttaaaatgatcaaatgcacagcggaagatttctttaacacctgagaataaacatgctttaaagtgttaaccaaaaggttggtgagttcattagtttatcataatcatttatttccatcattttaatagaccacaa
This window of the Rutidosis leptorrhynchoides isolate AG116_Rl617_1_P2 chromosome 7, CSIRO_AGI_Rlap_v1, whole genome shotgun sequence genome carries:
- the LOC139856867 gene encoding aldehyde oxidase GLOX-like; this encodes MHMQLLRNNKVVMFDKTDFGPSNISLPLNRCRYDPFDPVLQKDCTAHSILYDITSNTFRPLSIRTDTWCSSGAVLPDGTLVQTGGYNDGDHTVRLMVPCDDETCDWIEFSGYLTEPRWFSTDQLLPDGRVIIIGGRRQLSYEFYPTSSSTFFTSFFNSSSFLMDFLRDSTNGISENNLYPFVHLLPDGNLFIFVNVRSVVLDYKQNKVVKYLPPIPGDDPRTYPYSGSSILLPLDENGLLEPEVMICGGASRDAFINIKRNHSFDRAVSTCGRIKVADGNPIWEMETMPIARVMGDMVILPNGDVIIINGAGSGTAGWDNARDPVTRPVMYRPKGPPNTRFSVMKSTSRPRLYNSGAILVTDGRVLVAGSNPNPFYNFTDVEFPTDLSLEAFLPPYLAKENDQLRPEIVSLEGEVMEYKKPFMVTFTVLKYLKLAMVTVRIIAPSFTTHSLGMNQRMVVLQEARNVTFVWESFVKEYNIVVFGPSTAEIAPPGYYMLYVVHAGIPSSGMWVKVQ